From Nitrospirota bacterium:
GTGGGGGATGAGATCGCGAAGAAAGGGCTGAAACCGGCGTTGGATTGGTCCGGTGAGGTCCACTTGACGGATGGCAAGAAAGTCCAGGCGGCCACGCTGCTGAATCTCTACAAGATCCATCTCAAGGACTACGACCTCGACTCCGTGGCCGAGATGACCGGCGCGCCCGCGACGTCCATCCGGCAGCTTGCCGAGGACATCGCCACGATCAAGCCCGCCGCCGTGCATCTGGGCGAGGGCATCAACCACTGGTTTCACGCGACGGAGGTCAATCGGGCGGCGTACCTTCCGATGATTCTCACCGGGAACATCGGCGTGCCGGGCGGCGGATGCCACACTTGGGCCGGAAACTACAAAGCCGCCATCTTCCAAGGCTCCGAGTGGAGCGGTCCCGGCTTCAAGGGCTGGGTCGCGGAAGATCCGTTCCATCCGAATCTCGACCCAAACGCGGACGGGAAGGACATCCACGCCCATGCGTACACCTATGATGAGGAGCCCGCGTACTGGAACTACGGGGACCGTCCGCTCGCGGTGGACACGCCCAAGCAGGGTCGGAAAATATTCACCGGCAAGACTCACCTTCCGTCGCCCACGAAACTCCTCTGGTTCACCAACGTGAACCTTTTCAACAACGCCAAGTGGGCCTACGAGATGCTCAAGAACGTCAACCCGAATATCGAGCTCATCATTTCGCAGGACATTGAGATGACCTCCACGGTGGAGTATTCGGACATCGCGCTGCCGGCGCATTCCTGGATGGAATTCACCGTGCATGAAATCACGGCTTCCTGTTCGAACCCTTTCCTCCAGATCTGGAAGGGCGGGATGCCGCCGGTCTTCGACACGAGAGACGACGTGGTGATCTACGCGGAGCTGTCGAAACGGCTCGGGGAGATCCTGAACGATGCGCGATTCCCCAACTATTGGAAGTTTGCGCTGGAGAAGCGAACCGATGTCTACATTCAGCGATTGCTGGACGCTTCCGCCACCACGCGCGGATACCAAGTATCGGACATCATGGCCGGGAAGTACGGCGAGCCGGGAGTGGCCCTTCTGCTTTTCCGGACCTATCCTCGCATCCCGTTCTGGGAGCAGATTCACGACTCGGTGCCGTTCTTCACGCCGACCGGGCGATTGCAGGCGTACAACGATGAGCCTGAAGTGATTGAGTACGGTGAGAACTTCGTGGTCCATCGTGAAGGTCCGGAGGCCACGCCGTATCTGCCGAATGTGATCGTGTCGTCCAATCCGCACATCCGCCCGGACGACTACGGCATCCCGGTGGACCACATGGGCTGGCATGAGCGGCAGGTCCGGAACATCAAGCTGCCCTGGAGCAAGGTGAAGAACACGAAAAATCCCCTGTGGGAACAGGGATTCCACTTCTACTGCCTGACTCCCAAAACGCGCCACGCGACGCACTCCTCGTGGCAGGTCACCGACTGGCAGTTCATCTGGAACAATCAATTCGGCGATCCGTATCGGACGGACAAGCGCGCGCCAGGCGTTGGCGAGCACACGATCCACCTCAACCCCCAGGCCGCGCGGGATCTGGGCGTGGAAGACGGCGACTACGTGTACGTGGACGCCAATCCGGCCGATCGGCCGTACGTGGGCTGGAAGAAAGACGATCCGTTCTACAAAGTCTCGCGGCTCATGCTCCGGGTCAAATTCAATCCCGCGTATCCTTATCACATCGTCATGATGAAGCACGGGCCGTTCATCGCGACCGAAAGAAGCGTGAAGGCCCACGAGACGCGGCCGGATGGCCGGGCGCTGTCCGCGGGGACGGGCTACCAATCCAGTTTCCGTTACGGTTCGCAACAGTCCCTTACCCGCGGGTGGCTCATGCCGATGCACCAGCTCGACAGTCTGTTCCACAAGGCCAAGGTGCGGATGGGGTTCCTGTTCGGATTTGAGGCGGACAACCACGGTGTCAATACCACACCGAAGGAGACACTGGTGAAGGTTACCAAGGCCGAGACGGGGAACTTCGCACCCGCGAAGTCCGGTCGGGCCCCCGCGCAGGAAGACCCCTTCATGCAGGCCTACCTGGCCGGGGATCTGATCAAGATCGCATGAGGTATCGCCATGGCCTATGACGAGTTCGATGAAAGCGACCCCATGGAGTTCCAGGCGGTTTCCATTCCCGGCGACCCCGCCGTGATGGCTCGCGCCTTCATCGAGGAGTATGCGCTCGCGGGGATGGGGCCGGAGCGGATCCTGATGCTGTTCAAAACGCCTTTCTATCACGGGACGCACAGGCTCTACGGACAGCTCGGAGAGGGGTTTATCCGGAAGGAGATCCGGGCGGTTTTTAGAAGTGAGGTTTGCTCATGAGCAACGTCTACAACTGGCATCTCGGCCGCGAGATGTCCTATCCCTACGAGGAACGCCACCCGAAATGGCAATTCGCCGCCGTATTCAACACCAACCGATGCATCGCCTGCCAGACCTGCTCGATGGCCTGCAAGTCAACGTGGACGGCCGGTGAGGGCCAGGAGTACATGTGGTGGAATAACGTCGAGACGAAACCGTACGGCGGATATCCGCAGGGATGGGACGTGAAGGTGCTCAAGCTTCTGGCGGAGGAGCATCGGCGGCAGGAGCGCGAAATGATGTGGGAGGGAAAACCGGATGGAGCGCGTGCTCCCTACGGAATGTACAAGGGAATGACCATTTTCGAGGCAGCGGAGAAGGGATACCCGCAGGAGGGCGAGCGGGTGGCGGTGGGCTATCTGCCCACGGAAGCCGAGTGGCGTCATCCCAACATCTACGAAGACACCGCCGTGGGCGCGCAAGGGAAGAAGGGTCGACTCAGCTACTCCGGCGACGCGACGCTCCCGGAGCACAAAGTCTGGTTCTTCTACCTTCAAAGGCTCTGCAACCACTGCACCTATCCCGCCTGCGTGGCGGCGTGTCCGCGGAAGGCCATCTACAAACGCGAAGAGGACGGGATCGTCCTCATCGATCAATCGCGATGTCGCGGCTACAAGAAGTGCATGGAGGCGTGTCCCTA
This genomic window contains:
- a CDS encoding molybdopterin-dependent oxidoreductase — translated: MDKSKREFIKIAGMGSIAAWASSCTFRYLKPIEQIPNPLAHYPDRDWERVYRAQYGYDDSFAWVCSPNCTHACRMRAFTRNGVVLWSEQNFDSHRVKDLLGNQASAEWNPRGCSNGFTFQRRVYGSYRLRHPIIRKGWKRWADDGFPELDAANKAKYFFSARGQDEFEKISWEKVYDYIAKAMVKIATTYSGEEGKKRLLAQGYPEEMLTHWEGAGTRTFKMRGGMGLLGVIGKYGMYRMANLMAVLDVHVRKVNEKDAKGARGWSNYTWHGDQAPGFPFVHGLQASDVDFNELRHTRLHIQLGKNMIENKRADNHFFTETLERGGKIVVITPEYSPATTRADYWIPVRPQSDAALFLGITKILIDEKKYDEAFVRKFTDFPVIVRTDTLQRLRAGDVIPGYAPGLSKDGASFKLHGLTAEQYAKIGDYVVYDEYSKSLKALTRDDVGDEIAKKGLKPALDWSGEVHLTDGKKVQAATLLNLYKIHLKDYDLDSVAEMTGAPATSIRQLAEDIATIKPAAVHLGEGINHWFHATEVNRAAYLPMILTGNIGVPGGGCHTWAGNYKAAIFQGSEWSGPGFKGWVAEDPFHPNLDPNADGKDIHAHAYTYDEEPAYWNYGDRPLAVDTPKQGRKIFTGKTHLPSPTKLLWFTNVNLFNNAKWAYEMLKNVNPNIELIISQDIEMTSTVEYSDIALPAHSWMEFTVHEITASCSNPFLQIWKGGMPPVFDTRDDVVIYAELSKRLGEILNDARFPNYWKFALEKRTDVYIQRLLDASATTRGYQVSDIMAGKYGEPGVALLLFRTYPRIPFWEQIHDSVPFFTPTGRLQAYNDEPEVIEYGENFVVHREGPEATPYLPNVIVSSNPHIRPDDYGIPVDHMGWHERQVRNIKLPWSKVKNTKNPLWEQGFHFYCLTPKTRHATHSSWQVTDWQFIWNNQFGDPYRTDKRAPGVGEHTIHLNPQAARDLGVEDGDYVYVDANPADRPYVGWKKDDPFYKVSRLMLRVKFNPAYPYHIVMMKHGPFIATERSVKAHETRPDGRALSAGTGYQSSFRYGSQQSLTRGWLMPMHQLDSLFHKAKVRMGFLFGFEADNHGVNTTPKETLVKVTKAETGNFAPAKSGRAPAQEDPFMQAYLAGDLIKIA
- a CDS encoding 4Fe-4S dicluster domain-containing protein, with protein sequence MSNVYNWHLGREMSYPYEERHPKWQFAAVFNTNRCIACQTCSMACKSTWTAGEGQEYMWWNNVETKPYGGYPQGWDVKVLKLLAEEHRRQEREMMWEGKPDGARAPYGMYKGMTIFEAAEKGYPQEGERVAVGYLPTEAEWRHPNIYEDTAVGAQGKKGRLSYSGDATLPEHKVWFFYLQRLCNHCTYPACVAACPRKAIYKREEDGIVLIDQSRCRGYKKCMEACPYKKPMYRAATRVTEKCIACYPRVEGKDPMAKGEPMETRCMSACVGKIRLQGLVPIAENGQWKEERKNPLYFLTRVEQVALPLYPQLGTEPNIYYIPPRWVPRQHLRQMFGPGVDDAIERYTHPSRELLAVLQLFKATNKILFSYEIKDGPKVSEIMLNGRKHEIYKDVAIGYGRDGQELARVSVEEDVIERPKQYLNSI